A genomic segment from Streptomyces sp. TLI_235 encodes:
- a CDS encoding cellobiose ABC transporter membrane protein, which translates to MMLAKRSPLQGGPLAYAVLGVATLLFVFPFYWTLVAASRTNSELSGATPAFTPGPNLFHNLGEALQQAAIGTALWNSLLVSGAVTAGVVLSSTLAGFAFAKLRFRGRGLLLAVTVGTMMIPPQLGVIPLFMVVVKMDLQNKLPAVILPSLVSAFGVFFMRQFLIQALPDELIEAGRVDGASALRIFWSIVLPVARPGMAVLGMLTFMATWNDFFWPVVALSSQNPTVQVALKSLGQGYVPDQSVVMAGTLLGTLPVLLVFALLGRQIVGGIMQGAVKG; encoded by the coding sequence ATGATGCTTGCCAAGCGTTCCCCCCTGCAGGGCGGTCCGCTCGCGTACGCGGTGCTGGGCGTGGCCACGCTGCTGTTCGTCTTCCCCTTCTACTGGACGCTGGTGGCGGCCAGCCGGACCAACTCCGAGCTGAGCGGGGCGACTCCGGCGTTCACCCCCGGGCCGAACCTGTTCCACAACCTCGGCGAGGCGCTGCAGCAGGCCGCGATCGGCACCGCGCTGTGGAACTCGCTGCTGGTGTCGGGCGCGGTGACCGCCGGTGTGGTGCTCTCCTCGACGCTGGCCGGCTTCGCCTTCGCCAAGCTGCGGTTCCGCGGTCGCGGGCTGCTGCTGGCGGTGACGGTCGGCACCATGATGATCCCGCCGCAGCTGGGCGTGATCCCGCTGTTCATGGTGGTCGTGAAGATGGACCTGCAGAACAAGCTGCCGGCGGTGATCCTGCCCTCGCTGGTCTCGGCGTTCGGCGTGTTCTTCATGCGGCAGTTCCTGATCCAGGCGCTGCCGGACGAGCTGATCGAGGCCGGCCGGGTCGACGGCGCCTCGGCGCTGCGGATCTTCTGGTCGATCGTGCTGCCGGTGGCCCGGCCGGGCATGGCCGTGCTGGGCATGCTGACCTTCATGGCCACCTGGAACGACTTCTTCTGGCCGGTCGTGGCGCTGAGTTCGCAGAACCCGACGGTGCAGGTGGCGCTGAAATCGCTCGGCCAGGGCTACGTGCCGGACCAGTCGGTCGTGATGGCCGGCACGCTGCTCGGCACCCTGCCGGTGCTGCTGGTCTTCGCGCTGCTCGGCCGGCAGATCGTCGGCGGCATCATGCAGGGCGCCGTCAAGGGCTGA
- a CDS encoding fibronectin type III domain protein, with product MRSRNRLVAALGAVALGSAAAVALPATAQAANLLTNPGFESGTLSGWSCTGGRGSVVGSPVHSGSKALSGAASASDTAQCTQTVAVQPNTTYTMSGWVRGNYVYLGVTGGASTWTPSAASYQQLSVTFTTGASQTSAQIFTHGWYGQGTYYADDISLAGPGGGGGGDTQAPTAPSGLASTGKTSSTVSLSWNASTDNVGVTGYDVYSGSSVVASSTGTSATVTGLAASTAYTFTVKARDAAGNTSAASNSLAVTTNAGGGGGTGFKQAAPYLYMGWGEPPSATTVMSATGIKWFTMAFILSSGGCNPSWDGQRPLTGGVDQQTVNAIRAAGGDIVPSIGGWQGNKLGPNCATPEALAAAYQQVISAYGLKAVDVDIENTDEFENTVVQDRILGALKIVKQNNPGLRTILTFGTSTTGPTYYGNRLIEQSKALGADIDVFTIMPFDFGGGADMYGSTVSAANGLKNKLKTTFGWDDATAYAHVGISGMNGLSDQQETTTPANWTSIRDWANANHIARLAFWSVNRDRPCAGGGVAENCSGINQNNWQFTSITAGFTG from the coding sequence GTGCGTTCCCGCAACCGCCTCGTGGCGGCGCTCGGCGCCGTCGCACTCGGCTCGGCCGCGGCCGTCGCCCTGCCCGCAACGGCCCAGGCGGCCAACCTGCTCACCAACCCCGGCTTCGAGAGCGGCACGCTCAGCGGCTGGTCCTGCACCGGCGGGCGCGGCTCGGTGGTCGGCAGCCCCGTCCACTCCGGCAGCAAGGCGCTCTCCGGCGCGGCGAGCGCGAGCGACACCGCGCAGTGCACGCAGACCGTCGCGGTGCAGCCCAACACCACCTACACGATGTCCGGCTGGGTCCGCGGCAACTACGTCTACCTGGGCGTGACCGGCGGCGCCTCCACCTGGACGCCGTCCGCCGCCTCGTACCAGCAGCTGTCGGTGACCTTCACCACCGGCGCGAGCCAGACCAGCGCGCAGATCTTCACCCACGGCTGGTACGGCCAGGGCACCTACTACGCCGACGACATCAGCCTGGCCGGCCCGGGCGGCGGGGGCGGCGGCGACACCCAGGCGCCGACCGCGCCGAGCGGCCTCGCCTCGACCGGCAAGACCTCCTCCACCGTCTCGCTGTCCTGGAACGCCTCCACCGACAACGTCGGCGTGACCGGCTACGACGTGTACAGCGGATCGAGCGTGGTCGCCAGCAGCACCGGCACCTCGGCCACCGTGACCGGCCTGGCCGCGAGCACCGCCTACACCTTCACCGTCAAGGCCAGGGACGCCGCGGGCAACACCTCGGCCGCCTCCAACAGCCTCGCGGTGACGACCAACGCCGGCGGCGGTGGCGGCACCGGCTTCAAGCAGGCCGCACCGTACCTGTACATGGGCTGGGGCGAGCCGCCGTCCGCGACCACCGTGATGAGCGCGACAGGCATCAAGTGGTTCACCATGGCGTTCATCCTCTCCTCCGGCGGCTGCAACCCCTCCTGGGACGGCCAGCGCCCGCTCACCGGCGGCGTCGACCAGCAGACCGTCAACGCGATCCGTGCGGCCGGCGGCGACATCGTCCCGTCGATCGGCGGCTGGCAGGGCAACAAGCTCGGCCCGAACTGCGCCACCCCCGAGGCCCTGGCCGCCGCCTACCAGCAGGTGATCAGCGCGTACGGGCTGAAGGCGGTCGACGTCGACATCGAGAACACCGACGAGTTCGAGAACACCGTCGTCCAGGACCGCATCCTCGGCGCCCTGAAGATCGTCAAGCAGAACAACCCCGGCCTGCGGACCATCCTCACCTTCGGCACCTCGACCACCGGCCCGACCTACTACGGCAACCGGCTCATCGAGCAGTCCAAGGCGCTGGGCGCGGACATCGACGTCTTCACCATCATGCCGTTCGACTTCGGCGGCGGCGCCGACATGTACGGCAGCACCGTGAGCGCGGCCAACGGCCTGAAGAACAAGCTGAAGACCACCTTCGGCTGGGACGACGCCACCGCCTACGCCCACGTCGGCATCTCCGGCATGAACGGCCTCTCCGACCAGCAGGAGACCACCACCCCGGCGAACTGGACGAGCATCCGCGACTGGGCCAACGCCAACCACATCGCCCGCCTCGCCTTCTGGTCGGTCAACCGCGACCGGCCGTGCGCGGGCGGCGGCGTGGCCGAGAACTGCTCCGGCATCAACCAGAACAACTGGCAGTTCACCTCCATCACGGCCGGCTTCACCGGCTGA
- a CDS encoding beta-glucosidase, with amino-acid sequence MSVEALPSPVRTGFPAGFVWGAATAAYQIEGAAAEDGRTPSIWDTFSRTPGKVRNGDTGDIAADHYHRFREDVALMAGLGLGAYRFSLAWPRIVPGGRGPVNEAGLAFYDRLVDELLAAGVTPVATLYHWDLPQELEDAGGWTNRDTAYRFAEYAQVAAERLGDRIGTWTTLNEPWCSAFLGYGNGIHAPGRTDHADALAAHHHLLLAHGLGTGALRAALPSAAQVSLTLNLAAVRPLTRDAADLDAARRIDGLANRIFLDPVFHGRYPADVLADTAELTDWSFVHDGDLAEISRPIDSLGINYYTPTVVAADDPENPAARQDGHAGELSPWPADRGVRFLPAEGSRTAMGWPVDADGLYELLTRLRDDLPGLPLLVTENGAAYEDYCDPSGAVRDPERIAYLHGHLAAVGRAIADGAPVQGYFLWSLLDNFEWAFGYSKRFGIVHVDFASQRRTPKESARWYAEVIRTGDLPA; translated from the coding sequence ATGTCCGTCGAAGCCCTCCCCTCCCCCGTCCGCACCGGTTTCCCGGCCGGCTTCGTCTGGGGCGCGGCGACCGCCGCGTACCAGATCGAGGGCGCCGCCGCCGAGGACGGCCGCACGCCGTCCATCTGGGACACCTTCAGCCGTACGCCGGGCAAGGTCCGCAACGGCGACACCGGCGACATCGCCGCCGACCACTACCACCGGTTCCGCGAGGACGTGGCGCTGATGGCCGGGCTCGGGCTCGGCGCGTACCGGTTCTCACTGGCCTGGCCGCGGATCGTGCCCGGCGGCCGCGGCCCGGTGAACGAGGCCGGCCTGGCGTTCTACGACCGGCTGGTCGACGAGCTGCTGGCGGCCGGCGTCACCCCGGTGGCGACGCTCTACCACTGGGACCTGCCGCAGGAGTTGGAGGACGCGGGCGGCTGGACGAACCGGGACACCGCGTACCGCTTCGCCGAGTACGCGCAGGTCGCGGCCGAGCGCCTCGGCGACCGGATCGGTACCTGGACGACGCTCAACGAGCCGTGGTGCAGCGCCTTCCTCGGCTACGGCAACGGCATCCACGCGCCGGGCCGCACGGACCACGCGGACGCCCTGGCGGCCCATCACCACCTGCTGCTGGCGCACGGTCTCGGGACCGGCGCGCTGCGCGCGGCGCTGCCGTCGGCGGCGCAGGTGTCGCTGACGCTGAACCTGGCGGCGGTGCGGCCGCTGACCCGGGACGCGGCCGACCTGGACGCGGCTCGGCGGATCGACGGCCTGGCGAACCGGATCTTCCTGGACCCGGTCTTCCACGGCCGCTACCCGGCGGACGTGCTGGCGGACACCGCGGAGCTCACCGACTGGTCCTTCGTCCACGACGGCGACCTGGCGGAGATCTCCCGTCCGATCGACTCGTTGGGGATCAACTACTACACGCCGACCGTGGTGGCCGCGGACGACCCGGAGAACCCGGCCGCCCGCCAGGACGGGCACGCCGGCGAGCTCTCGCCGTGGCCCGCCGACCGCGGGGTGCGCTTCCTGCCCGCGGAGGGCAGCCGCACCGCGATGGGCTGGCCGGTGGACGCCGACGGCCTGTACGAGCTGCTGACCCGGCTGCGCGACGACCTGCCGGGGCTGCCGCTGCTGGTGACGGAGAACGGCGCCGCGTACGAGGACTACTGCGACCCGAGCGGCGCGGTGCGCGACCCGGAGCGGATCGCCTATCTGCACGGCCACCTGGCGGCGGTGGGCCGGGCGATCGCGGACGGCGCACCGGTGCAGGGCTACTTCCTCTGGTCGCTGCTGGACAACTTCGAGTGGGCGTTCGGCTACAGCAAGCGGTTCGGCATCGTGCACGTGGACTTCGCGAGCCAGCGGCGCACCCCCAAGGAGAGTGCGCGCTGGTACGCGGAGGTGATCCGGACGGGCGACCTGCCGGCCTGA
- a CDS encoding cellobiose ABC transporter membrane protein has protein sequence MAITSPPAPAAGRRPERPAPAGAARRSGPRTAGRLAPYGFVAPFFVLFAAFGLFPLVYTAYVSLHRVELQTSEQMDWLGLQNYTRLFEDPFFWNALGNTFTIGVLSTVPQLLMALGLAHLLNYRLRGRTFFRVAMLMPYATSVAAATLVFAQLFGRDYGLINWVLTSVGVGPVDWQADTWASQFGVSAIVTWRWTGYNALIYLAGMQAIPGELYESAAMDGASRWQQFRHVTIPGLRPTIVFTVVVSTIGATQLFGEPLLYEGNSGGGISHQYQTLGLYMYEQGWSFFHLGRAAAVAWVMFLLIVVLALLNAAIAARRNRTDR, from the coding sequence ATGGCCATCACCTCTCCCCCCGCCCCGGCGGCCGGGCGGCGCCCCGAGCGGCCGGCCCCGGCCGGTGCGGCGCGCCGGTCCGGTCCGCGTACGGCGGGGCGGCTCGCCCCGTACGGCTTCGTCGCGCCGTTCTTCGTCCTGTTCGCCGCCTTCGGGCTGTTCCCGCTGGTGTACACGGCGTACGTGTCGCTGCACCGGGTGGAGCTGCAGACCTCGGAGCAGATGGACTGGCTGGGCCTGCAGAACTACACCCGGCTGTTCGAGGACCCGTTCTTCTGGAACGCGCTGGGCAACACCTTCACCATCGGTGTGCTGTCGACGGTTCCGCAGCTGCTGATGGCGCTCGGCCTGGCGCACCTGCTGAACTACCGGCTGCGCGGCCGGACGTTCTTCCGGGTCGCGATGCTGATGCCGTACGCGACCTCGGTGGCGGCGGCGACCCTGGTCTTCGCCCAGCTGTTCGGCCGGGACTACGGCCTGATCAACTGGGTGCTCACCTCGGTCGGCGTCGGCCCGGTGGACTGGCAGGCGGACACCTGGGCCTCGCAGTTCGGCGTGTCGGCGATCGTCACCTGGCGGTGGACGGGCTACAACGCGCTGATCTACCTGGCCGGTATGCAGGCGATCCCCGGCGAGCTGTACGAGTCGGCGGCGATGGACGGCGCCTCGCGCTGGCAGCAGTTCCGCCATGTGACGATCCCGGGCCTGCGGCCGACGATCGTCTTCACCGTGGTGGTGTCCACCATCGGCGCCACCCAGCTCTTCGGTGAGCCGCTGCTGTACGAGGGCAACTCGGGCGGCGGCATCTCGCACCAGTACCAGACCCTCGGCCTCTACATGTACGAGCAGGGCTGGAGCTTCTTCCACCTGGGCCGCGCGGCGGCCGTGGCGTGGGTGATGTTCCTGCTGATCGTGGTGCTCGCCCTGCTGAACGCGGCGATCGCCGCCCGGCGCAACCGTACGGACCGGTGA
- a CDS encoding ribosome biogenesis GTPase encodes MTSTTSAAHPLSAYGWDEDRAVEFTHLAEAGLTPARISRVDRGQCDLLLADPETGELRTVRADTRPVGDPDPIKCPCTGDWAAVDLAARPMPTVTALLDRGTAIVRKSAGGRSDGQVLAANIDTVMIAVSLAADPDLGRIERFLALAWESGAEPLVVLTKADLVDDADFIREDVEKIAPGATVLTVSAETGEGIDVLRACLHGATALVGQSGAGKSTLTNALAGRRVMAVQETRSVDEKGRHTTTTRELIPLPDGGVVIDTPGLREVGLYGGEGVDLAFADIAELAEQCRFDDCSHRSEPGCAVAAALADGTLPHRRMESYLKLQRENAWIASRSDARLAAERIRRWKTVTKSMRGSSSPGRHDPRRTR; translated from the coding sequence GTGACCAGCACCACCTCCGCCGCCCACCCGCTCTCCGCCTACGGCTGGGACGAGGACCGGGCCGTCGAGTTCACCCACCTCGCCGAGGCCGGGCTCACCCCCGCCCGGATCTCCCGCGTCGACCGCGGCCAGTGCGACCTGCTGCTCGCCGACCCGGAGACCGGCGAACTGCGCACCGTCCGCGCCGACACCCGGCCGGTCGGCGACCCCGACCCGATCAAGTGCCCGTGCACCGGGGACTGGGCCGCCGTCGACCTCGCCGCGCGGCCCATGCCGACCGTCACCGCCCTGCTCGACCGGGGCACGGCGATCGTCCGCAAGTCCGCCGGCGGCCGTTCCGACGGTCAGGTCCTCGCCGCCAACATCGACACCGTGATGATCGCGGTCTCGCTCGCGGCCGACCCGGACCTCGGCCGGATCGAGCGCTTCCTCGCCCTCGCCTGGGAGAGCGGCGCCGAACCGCTGGTCGTCCTCACCAAGGCCGACCTGGTCGACGACGCCGACTTCATCCGCGAGGACGTCGAGAAGATCGCCCCTGGTGCCACCGTGCTCACCGTCAGCGCCGAGACCGGCGAGGGCATCGACGTGCTGCGCGCCTGTCTGCACGGCGCGACCGCCCTGGTCGGCCAGTCCGGCGCCGGCAAGTCCACACTCACCAACGCGCTCGCGGGCCGCAGGGTGATGGCCGTCCAGGAGACCCGCTCGGTCGACGAGAAGGGCCGCCACACCACCACCACCCGGGAGTTGATCCCGCTGCCGGACGGCGGCGTGGTCATCGACACCCCCGGGCTGCGCGAGGTCGGCCTGTACGGCGGCGAGGGCGTCGACCTCGCCTTCGCCGACATCGCCGAACTCGCCGAGCAGTGCCGCTTCGACGACTGCAGCCACCGCTCCGAGCCGGGCTGCGCGGTGGCCGCCGCCCTGGCGGACGGCACCCTGCCGCACCGCCGGATGGAGAGCTACCTCAAGCTGCAGCGCGAGAACGCGTGGATCGCCTCGCGCAGCGACGCCCGGCTCGCCGCCGAGCGGATCAGGAGGTGGAAGACCGTCACCAAGTCGATGCGCGGCTCGTCCAGCCCCGGCCGGCACGACCCGCGCCGGACCCGCTGA
- a CDS encoding monosaccharide ABC transporter ATP-binding protein (CUT2 family): MAGPVLEMRSITKTFPGVKALSDVNLSVAAGEIHAICGENGAGKSTLMKVLSGVYPHGSYEGEILFEGEPCRFRDIRASEQRGIVIIHQELALVPYLSIAENIFLGNEHARRGIISWNRTLTHAAALLKRVGLHENPHTRIADIGVGKQQLVEIAKALAKEVKLLILDEPTAALNDEDSRKLLDLMLELKAQGISCIIISHKLNEIARVADSVTVLRDGRTIETIPVGADGIAEDRIIRGMVGRDLEHRYPERTPEVGEVAFAVEDWTVQHPIDHHRNVVDGASLSVRSGEIVGIAGLMGAGRTELAMSVFGRSYGRHTGGRVLVHGREVSTRTVPQAIGHGIAYVTEDRKQLGLNLIDDISRNISLSALGKVARRGWVNRHEETKVAESYRASMNIKAPSVFAETGKLSGGNQQKVVLSKWIFAGPQVLILDEPTRGIDIGAKAEIYQVIADLAAQGKAVLVISSELPELLGLCDRIYTMAEGRVTGEVARADADQESLMRLMTVSAAPQTAAPQTAASRPEQV, encoded by the coding sequence ATGGCCGGACCTGTCCTCGAGATGCGTTCGATCACCAAGACCTTCCCCGGTGTCAAAGCCCTCTCCGACGTCAACCTCAGCGTCGCCGCCGGGGAGATCCACGCGATCTGCGGCGAGAACGGCGCCGGCAAGTCCACCCTGATGAAGGTGCTGAGCGGCGTGTACCCGCACGGCAGCTACGAGGGCGAGATCCTCTTCGAGGGCGAGCCCTGCCGGTTCAGGGACATCCGGGCCAGCGAGCAGCGCGGCATCGTGATCATCCACCAGGAACTCGCCCTGGTGCCGTACCTGTCGATCGCCGAGAACATCTTCCTCGGCAACGAGCACGCCAGGCGCGGCATCATCAGCTGGAACCGGACGCTCACCCACGCCGCCGCCCTGCTCAAGCGGGTCGGACTGCACGAGAACCCGCACACCCGGATCGCCGACATCGGCGTGGGCAAGCAGCAGCTCGTGGAGATCGCCAAGGCGCTGGCGAAGGAGGTGAAGCTGCTGATCCTGGACGAGCCGACCGCGGCGCTGAACGACGAGGACAGCCGCAAGCTGCTCGACCTGATGCTGGAGCTCAAGGCCCAGGGCATCTCCTGCATCATCATCTCGCACAAGCTCAACGAGATCGCCCGGGTCGCGGACTCCGTCACGGTGCTGCGCGACGGCCGCACCATCGAGACCATCCCGGTCGGCGCCGACGGCATCGCCGAGGACCGCATCATCCGCGGCATGGTCGGCCGCGACCTGGAACACCGCTACCCCGAGCGCACGCCCGAGGTCGGCGAGGTCGCCTTCGCCGTCGAGGACTGGACCGTCCAGCACCCGATCGACCACCACCGCAACGTCGTGGACGGCGCCTCGCTGAGCGTGCGCAGCGGTGAGATCGTCGGGATCGCCGGGCTGATGGGCGCCGGCCGGACGGAGCTCGCGATGAGCGTCTTCGGCCGCTCGTACGGGCGGCACACCGGCGGGCGGGTGCTCGTGCACGGCCGCGAGGTGTCCACCCGGACGGTGCCGCAGGCGATCGGGCACGGCATCGCGTACGTCACCGAGGACCGCAAGCAGCTCGGCCTCAACCTCATCGACGACATCAGCCGGAACATCTCGCTGAGCGCGCTCGGCAAGGTGGCTCGGCGGGGCTGGGTGAACCGGCACGAGGAGACGAAGGTCGCCGAGTCGTACCGGGCGTCGATGAACATCAAGGCGCCGTCGGTGTTCGCCGAGACCGGCAAGCTCAGCGGCGGCAACCAGCAGAAGGTCGTCCTCAGCAAGTGGATCTTCGCCGGGCCGCAGGTGCTGATCCTCGACGAGCCGACCCGCGGCATCGACATCGGCGCCAAGGCCGAGATCTACCAGGTGATCGCCGACCTCGCCGCGCAGGGCAAGGCCGTACTGGTGATCTCCTCCGAACTCCCCGAACTCCTGGGCCTGTGCGACCGGATCTACACGATGGCCGAGGGCCGGGTCACCGGTGAGGTGGCCCGTGCCGACGCCGACCAGGAGTCCCTGATGCGCCTCATGACCGTGAGCGCCGCCCCGCAGACCGCAGCCCCGCAGACCGCTGCATCCCGACCCGAGCAGGTGTAA
- a CDS encoding multiple monosaccharide-binding protein, with translation MRKLSTALAAAGLALSLAACGQSANGLGDGASKDGAKGGLVGIAMPTKSSERWINDGNNMVKEFQGKGYKTDLQYGDNVVENQVSQIENMITKGAKLLVVAAIDGSSLTDVLQKAADAHIPVISYDRLIRGTKNVDYYATFDNFKVGVLQGTYIADKLGLKDGKGPFNVELFAGSPDDNNAQFFFNGAMSVLKPYIDSKKLVVQSGQTAFNQVATLRWDGGVAQSRMDNLLSKSYTGAHVDAVLSPYDGISIGILSSLKGVGYGSSGKALPIVTGQDAELASVKSIIAGEQTQTVYKDTRELAKVAVQMGDAVLTGGKPETNDTTQYDNGAKVVPAYLLQPVSVDKENYAKVLVDGGQYTADQLK, from the coding sequence GTGCGGAAGCTCTCTACGGCCCTCGCCGCGGCCGGTCTCGCGCTGTCGCTGGCGGCCTGCGGCCAGAGCGCCAACGGCCTCGGCGACGGCGCGTCCAAGGACGGCGCCAAGGGCGGACTGGTCGGTATCGCCATGCCGACCAAGTCCTCCGAGCGCTGGATCAACGACGGCAACAACATGGTCAAGGAGTTCCAGGGCAAGGGCTACAAGACCGACCTGCAGTACGGCGACAACGTCGTCGAGAACCAGGTGTCGCAGATCGAGAACATGATCACCAAGGGCGCCAAGCTCCTGGTCGTCGCCGCGATCGACGGCTCCTCGCTGACCGACGTGCTGCAGAAGGCGGCCGACGCCCACATCCCGGTGATCTCCTACGACCGGCTGATCCGCGGCACCAAGAACGTCGACTACTACGCCACCTTCGACAACTTCAAGGTCGGCGTCCTGCAGGGCACGTACATCGCCGACAAGCTCGGCCTCAAGGACGGCAAGGGCCCGTTCAACGTCGAGCTGTTCGCCGGCTCGCCGGACGACAACAACGCCCAGTTCTTCTTCAACGGCGCGATGAGCGTCCTCAAGCCGTACATCGACAGCAAGAAGCTCGTGGTGCAGAGCGGCCAGACCGCCTTCAACCAGGTCGCCACGCTGCGCTGGGACGGCGGCGTCGCCCAGTCCCGGATGGACAACCTGCTGAGCAAGTCGTACACCGGCGCCCACGTGGACGCGGTGCTCTCGCCCTACGACGGCATCTCCATCGGCATCCTCTCCTCGCTCAAGGGCGTCGGCTACGGCAGCTCCGGCAAGGCGCTGCCGATCGTCACCGGCCAGGACGCCGAGCTGGCCTCGGTGAAGTCGATCATCGCGGGCGAGCAGACCCAGACCGTGTACAAGGACACCCGCGAACTCGCCAAGGTCGCCGTCCAGATGGGCGACGCGGTGCTCACCGGCGGCAAGCCGGAGACCAACGACACCACCCAGTACGACAACGGCGCCAAGGTCGTCCCGGCCTACCTGCTGCAGCCGGTCAGCGTCGACAAGGAGAACTACGCCAAGGTCCTGGTCGACGGCGGCCAGTACACGGCCGATCAGCTCAAGTAG